The genomic region GCACCTTGTAATACCAATATCGTAAGGCTTTGAACTATGACCGATAgggcaagaccgtggcgtatgaaaatctatacaagagacctataccCAGCATTGGACGTTTCTCGGTTAACAACGACTATGATTCAATGTTGAACAAAAAGCTCTATTAAATTTTCTAGTACTAAGCTTTAAAACttactattaataaaaaaaatcttatctgtagaatttttttatttagttctaTTTACATACATTTCAACAGTACCAAAAATTATCCTATTTATTAAACTCTTTTGTTTGGGaacctatagttcgcgacaggtcaagatggctaACCCGGTGCATAGTATGACTTTCGCGTCCAATATTGAAATTCTGCTTCATACACATACCTAAACAAAAGAATTAATTAAGAAACAGTTCCTTGTTTTCTACGTAACATTAAAGGGATCGATCGGGCGGGCGGAACTGTAGCGATTTCATTGTTTGTTCTACTTAATTTTAACAAATCTTAACCACAAAGTCTCTTTGTGATCGTCCAAATTACGTAATTTTGACGCATTGCGACCATTGTAATAATTCCTGACTGTAATTAAAACTAATCTCGTTATAAATCATAAACaagttatttaaaaagtttCCAAAAAACCCCGACTGTGGTTTGCATTGGATGTTTTTAGCCTGCACATAATAAAACGTATAAAATCCGTCATTTtgattattaacccccgacccaaaaagaggggtgttataagtttgacgtgtgtatctgtgtatctgtgtgtctgtgtatctgtgtatctgtctgtggcatcgtagcgcctaaacgaatgaaccgattttaatttagttttttttgtttgaaaggtggcttgatcgagagtgttcttagctataatccaaaaaaattggcgcagccgtttaagagttatcagctcttttctagttttcttgtagaaaagaaggttacataaccgttaggttcataatattatgtcaattgacaaatgtcaagctgtcaagatggacgttgccttgatacataattatttatttgaaaatgatgttttggaaaacttggatcgtaggcgcggaatagtccaagaaaattggttcagccgtttgaaagttatcaggtcttttcggtcttttctagttactgtaacttcacttgtcgggggtgttataaatttttaatttacacttgttatagggCCGAAACACATAACGCAAACTGCTTATTTTTGCGGCGCCGCAACGCCAAAATCGGCAGTTGCGTTGCCGCGTTGCGGCGTCGCGAAACAGGGCATTATGGTAGGGCAACCATTTTCTCGTGATTTTTGAGTGTGGATAGACGTCTCTCTGCGATGGATCGTAATAAACTTATTGCTTATTTGTTATTAAGAAGACATTATTCTATCTTAAAAATACGGCAAAGAAGATACTGGATACATCCATTAAGTAAGGGTATGAATCCAAATGGCGAGttcttttctaaaaaatacGAAGCATTAAAGATAgacgaaaaaaaatttgttgCCTACTTTAGAATGAGTATATCATCATTTGAAGAGCTATTAAGCGAGTTATCAAAATATatacagaagaaaaaaaataaaggaaGAAAACCAGTTACTGCTTTGGAAATGCTGGGCTTAACTTTAAGGTAAAACAAAtaggtttcttatttttttttattgatgtttATGGCACTCGGAATCaaatgtttagttttatttgtaccCCTGGCTTTATACACCTGTGGTACTAGCGGGGTGTCGATAAAAATTTTGCATCACTAGTGTTCATGGTTTGGGGGTACCTAGTGGTACAAAGCCAGGTTCAAATGAAACAAGACAGaatcaaattaagctttttgcATTATACAATTTTCTTACTTTAAGAATACTTTAATAGGccttaaaaaatgtaatgatcaatttaagaaaaatcaaACTCCTCATCTTGTGAAACATAGGAAGTAGCTGACGTTTCGTCCAGTAAAAATGGTGAATTTATTGGACGTTGTTGGTTTGATGATGAGGTAGTCCTCTGTTCAGTAATCGAATTTCCAGGAGTAGAAGTGTGGTAGCCACTCTGAACCGTATTATCGTATCTCATAGTTGAATATCCTTGATTGTAACCCTGATGCTGATATTCTTGATTATAGCCGTGATGTGTATTTTGATGAATTGAAGGTTGAAGAATGTCGGTTAATATTTGAAGCACCCGACTTTGAAATATCAATGTTTGATTCTCATTTAACGATTGTAGAGATGGTAAAATCCCCTTGAAAAAATGCAAATGTCTATTCTCCGGTGTTTTTAATATTGCCAATAAATCTTCTTCAATATCATCCTTATCATCTGCCTTTCGTTTTCGTGGTTGACTTTTATAACGAGGCAATGCCGTTATTTCATTCTCAATATCTCCTTCCGCTACGCATAAACTGGAATCAGTTGCATTTTGTgaaacctttttcaaaaactgtaattgtttattcaagtgatattctttaatttttgcAGCTCCAGCTCCTGATCGATTGGcatcttttagttttttttgatatttagcaAAATTATCTTTTATGGCCTTCCACTTCTTGACTAAATCATTACCTGCAACAAaaaacttcacaagtgaaaaatagtaataaagacTAAAATTCCCTAGATTCCATTTATACTACATATAAAATTTGatataactttcataagtaCTTTCGGTCCATCCAATTTCATATAAATGGCTGGCCGCCGAAAAAGAATAATTTTCTGCTTTTTCTTGACTTAGGCAAGTTAAAAACTGATTGACTTTGCCTAGAACAAccataatgtaaaatatttattgagtaCTTCTTTGAAAAACTACCTGTCTATCTTTGAAAATCTATTCCTTTAGCAACACTATTACCTGCGCGGTTTGAGTTTGATTATACCtacatttgtattattttattatttgcctactaattattatttcattttagatTTCTAGCAACCGGCAGTGACTTTAAAACCATGCATACGAATTACTTCCGAGGAGCAAGTACAATAGCAAAAATTGTAAGGACAGTTTGTCGCGCCATATGGAAACATCTATCAAGTCAAAATATACCTCCTATAACAAAACAGGTTCTAGAAGATGTCGCTATTGAGTTTGACAAGAAAGCAAATTTTCCTAACTGCATAGGAGCTCTTGATGGTAAACATGTCCGTATTACATGTCCTGCGCACAGTGGATCACTGTTTTACAATTATAAGGGCTATAATTCAATAGTTTTATTAGCTCTTGTAGATTCTAGATATAGATTCATTTTTGTCGATATAGGAGCGTATGGCAAGGAAAGTGACTCCACCGTTTTCCAGAACTCTAAACTTTATGATTTGATTATGACACGCAAATTACCTATTCCTGTACCAAAGCCTTTACCAGGTTCTCAAAATGAAACTCCATTTGTTTTTGTAGGAGATGAAGCATTCTCAATTTCGAATAACGTCATGCGCCCTTACTCAGGAAAACATTTGTCGGTACAACAAAGAGTTTACAATTATCGACTGAGTCGTGCCCGAAGATATGTCGAGTGCGCTTTTGGCATCCTAGCCAATAAATGGCGCATATTTCATCGATCTATGAATGTGCAATACGAATTTGCGACAGACATTATCAAGGCATGTTGTGTAATGCACAACTTTGTTTTGAATCGAGATGGAGTACAAGCGACCGATGACATTATCTTTGATGATTCTGATCTGCAAATGTTGCATTTGCCCacagcaaatgaaaataatttaagccCACATCTAATACGGAATGATTTTTGTAATTACTTTTCCAGTGATGTTGGCGCCCTAAGTTGgcaattaaacaaaatatgaatGTTCGTATACCTACTCAGttcaaaatacaaataatacctTAATACATTTGATTCAAACTATTTAACATGTTGtgaacaaacataaaaaaagcaTATATACGGTCGAACTGAgtaacctcttccttttttgaagtcggttaaaaatgtgtattttatttcttttctttcattattaattatttcactgttaaaattttcaataaatgtGATTTACTTTTGTAAGATGTTTTATTTCTTATCTATGTACTTTTGAATAGTTTTGAATCAAGTGTCCACTCTACGACTATAAATGTTACTCTATGCACAAGAAACGTTTGAAGTGCAACCATTAAAATTATAGCTATCTCTTTCAATTGCGTTTTATTTCATATCTTTTGGTTTGCTAATCAGTAAAACTTGCAAATGTGTGCAGTTTTGGATTGCTGGGAGGTAATGATTTAAACACAGGAACAGATTTAAAACGTAAATTACTATGAACGTAACTTatctttagtttaaaatatcaTTGCCTAAGACTATATGTTACTACTTACCCAGTTTTGATTTTTCGGTTGAGTTTTTTTCCTTGTAATCAACATAAACGATCTCACAAATGCTTTTCCATGCTTCTTGTTTTATAAATTTGTCTTTATAGGTTTCGTCACTAGTAT from Maniola jurtina chromosome 4, ilManJurt1.1, whole genome shotgun sequence harbors:
- the LOC123864144 gene encoding uncharacterized protein LOC123864144 isoform X2 encodes the protein MDRNKLIAYLLLRRHYSILKIRQRRYWIHPLSKGMNPNGEFFSKKYEALKIDEKKFVAYFRMSISSFEELLSELSKYIQKKKNKGRKPVTALEMLGLTLRFLATGSDFKTMHTNYFRGASTIAKIVRTVCRAIWKHLSSQNIPPITKQVLEDVAIEFDKKANFPNCIGALDGDEAFSISNNVMRPYSGKHLSVQQRVYNYRLSRARRYVECAFGILANKWRIFHRSMNVQYEFATDIIKACCVMHNFVLNRDGVQATDDIIFDDSDLQMLHLPTANENNLSPHLIRNDFCNYFSSDVGALSWQLNKI
- the LOC123864154 gene encoding uncharacterized protein LOC123864154, with translation MTSYLLTRMQFVSNTLANNTCQPRSSFKIKMSDVDVDLFISSVQEHRCLWDTSDETYKDKFIKQEAWKSICEIVYVDYKEKNSTEKSKLGNDLVKKWKAIKDNFAKYQKKLKDANRSGAGAAKIKEYHLNKQLQFLKKVSQNATDSSLCVAEGDIENEITALPRYKSQPRKRKADDKDDIEEDLLAILKTPENRHLHFFKGILPSLQSLNENQTLIFQSRVLQILTDILQPSIHQNTHHGYNQEYQHQGYNQGYSTMRYDNTVQSGYHTSTPGNSITEQRTTSSSNQQRPINSPFLLDETSATSYVSQDEEFDFS
- the LOC123864144 gene encoding protein ALP1-like isoform X1 produces the protein MDRNKLIAYLLLRRHYSILKIRQRRYWIHPLSKGMNPNGEFFSKKYEALKIDEKKFVAYFRMSISSFEELLSELSKYIQKKKNKGRKPVTALEMLGLTLRFLATGSDFKTMHTNYFRGASTIAKIVRTVCRAIWKHLSSQNIPPITKQVLEDVAIEFDKKANFPNCIGALDGKHVRITCPAHSGSLFYNYKGYNSIVLLALVDSRYRFIFVDIGAYGKESDSTVFQNSKLYDLIMTRKLPIPVPKPLPGSQNETPFVFVGDEAFSISNNVMRPYSGKHLSVQQRVYNYRLSRARRYVECAFGILANKWRIFHRSMNVQYEFATDIIKACCVMHNFVLNRDGVQATDDIIFDDSDLQMLHLPTANENNLSPHLIRNDFCNYFSSDVGALSWQLNKI